A genomic region of Streptomyces sp. R33 contains the following coding sequences:
- a CDS encoding RNA ligase — protein MGHNQAYPTLHDLLPQQELAAAIDAGHVTRKPHPELPLSIYTYTRTAQYGRVWNQVTTRCRGLVADDVTGAIVALPLPKFFNVGEHEAGQPYAPALPDEPFEVYDKVDGSLAVVFHYAGSWRVASKGSFISTQATWGQRHLDGRDTSALVPGVTYLAEILYPQNRIVVDYGDRRDLVLLAAFALDGTEVPLAEAAVHWQGIGSVVTVWPAMPLAELLALAESNTLPGGENAAGTDAEGFVLRFASGVRAKAKLSEYVRLHKLVTGVTERDIWRSHGIERFADLPVKELAQGLHCTVADIEASGGKPLEALLEQVPDEFDSWVREVVARLEDAAAQRERAIDEAFAGLAPLAGDRGAFARAVRALPDRRIRPAMFLRLDGRSTELVVWRDVRPEASDPFTTDEEN, from the coding sequence ATGGGCCACAACCAGGCCTACCCGACGCTGCACGACCTGCTGCCGCAGCAGGAGCTGGCGGCAGCCATCGACGCCGGGCACGTCACCCGCAAGCCGCACCCCGAACTGCCGCTGTCCATCTACACGTACACGCGGACGGCACAGTACGGGCGCGTCTGGAACCAGGTGACCACGCGCTGCCGGGGGCTCGTCGCCGACGACGTCACCGGCGCGATCGTCGCGCTGCCGCTGCCGAAGTTCTTCAACGTCGGGGAGCACGAGGCCGGCCAGCCGTACGCACCGGCCCTGCCCGACGAGCCGTTCGAGGTGTACGACAAGGTCGACGGCAGCCTCGCCGTGGTCTTCCACTACGCGGGCAGCTGGCGCGTCGCGTCCAAGGGATCCTTCATCAGCACCCAGGCCACCTGGGGCCAGCGCCACCTCGACGGCCGCGACACCTCGGCCCTCGTCCCCGGCGTGACCTACCTCGCGGAGATCCTGTACCCGCAGAACCGTATCGTCGTCGACTACGGCGACCGGCGGGACCTGGTGCTCCTCGCCGCGTTCGCCCTGGACGGCACCGAGGTCCCGCTCGCCGAGGCCGCGGTCCACTGGCAGGGGATCGGATCCGTCGTCACGGTCTGGCCCGCCATGCCGCTCGCCGAGCTGCTGGCGCTGGCCGAGTCGAACACGCTGCCCGGCGGTGAGAACGCCGCCGGCACCGACGCCGAGGGCTTCGTGCTGCGGTTCGCCTCCGGCGTGCGCGCCAAGGCCAAGCTGTCCGAGTACGTACGCCTCCACAAGCTGGTCACCGGCGTCACCGAGCGGGACATCTGGCGCAGCCACGGCATCGAGCGGTTCGCGGACCTGCCCGTCAAGGAGCTGGCGCAGGGCCTGCACTGCACCGTCGCCGACATCGAGGCGTCGGGCGGCAAGCCGCTCGAGGCGCTGCTGGAGCAGGTGCCGGACGAGTTCGACAGCTGGGTGCGCGAGGTGGTCGCCCGCCTCGAGGACGCGGCGGCGCAGCGCGAGCGCGCCATCGACGAGGCGTTCGCAGGGCTCGCCCCGCTGGCCGGCGACCGGGGCGCGTTCGCGCGCGCCGTGCGGGCCCTGCCCGACCGCCGGATCCGTCCCGCGATGTTCCTGCGCCTGGACGGCCGGTCCACCGAGCTCGTCGTATGGCGGGACGTGCGGCCGGAGGCGTCCGACCCCTTCACCACCGATGAGGAGAACTGA
- a CDS encoding DUF397 domain-containing protein encodes MQVKNGVVASEIPGAVWVKSSASVGNGNCVEVAALAGGAVAMRNSRFPDGPALVFTTAEIEAFIDGAKHAEFDHLTG; translated from the coding sequence ATGCAGGTGAAAAACGGCGTGGTGGCGAGCGAGATTCCCGGCGCGGTATGGGTGAAGAGCAGTGCCAGCGTGGGCAACGGCAACTGCGTGGAGGTCGCTGCCCTGGCGGGTGGCGCCGTGGCGATGCGGAATTCGCGCTTCCCCGACGGTCCGGCCCTGGTGTTCACGACTGCCGAGATCGAGGCGTTCATCGACGGCGCCAAACATGCGGAATTCGACCATCTGACCGGATGA
- a CDS encoding NTP pyrophosphohydrolase, translating into MSVLIVDAANVVGSVPDGWWRDRRGAAERLRDRLAERAPIEGIGAVEEIVLVVEGAARGVESVPGVRVDPAPGSGDDRIVELAASFAERGCVVVTADRELRERVRAYGAQCLGPRTVRPAD; encoded by the coding sequence ATGAGCGTGTTGATCGTGGACGCCGCGAACGTCGTCGGTTCCGTACCGGACGGCTGGTGGCGGGACCGGCGGGGCGCCGCCGAGCGGCTGCGCGACCGCCTCGCGGAGCGGGCCCCGATCGAGGGGATCGGGGCAGTCGAGGAGATCGTCCTCGTCGTCGAGGGCGCCGCCCGGGGCGTCGAGTCCGTGCCCGGAGTACGGGTGGACCCGGCGCCGGGGAGCGGTGACGACCGGATCGTGGAACTGGCCGCCTCCTTCGCGGAACGCGGCTGTGTCGTGGTCACGGCGGACCGGGAACTGCGCGAGCGGGTCCGGGCGTACGGGGCGCAGTGCCTGGGGCCGCGTACCGTACGCCCGGCGGACTGA
- a CDS encoding epimerase, whose protein sequence is MNVILFGGTGMLGRGVLRECLRDDTVTAVLSVGRTPLGVSHPKLRERIQDDPSDLSAPDLDLASYDACFFCLGVSAVGMKEQEYRRITHDLTLAAARPLAAANPRLTFAYVSGEGTDSTEQSRSMWARVKGETENDLLQLPFQAYMFRPGLVQPVRGMPSKTLLYRAAYLVTAPLFPLLRRFAPNLVTTTEALGRAMINVARPGADVRTRILRPQDINRLALSPPDQR, encoded by the coding sequence GTGAACGTCATCCTCTTCGGCGGAACCGGAATGCTGGGCCGGGGTGTTCTGCGTGAGTGCCTGCGCGACGACACCGTCACGGCCGTCCTGTCCGTCGGCCGCACCCCGCTCGGTGTCTCCCACCCCAAACTGCGCGAGCGCATCCAGGACGACCCGTCCGACCTCTCGGCGCCGGACCTGGACCTGGCCTCCTACGACGCCTGCTTCTTCTGTCTCGGCGTCTCCGCCGTCGGCATGAAGGAGCAGGAGTACCGCCGCATCACCCACGACCTCACCCTCGCCGCGGCCCGCCCGCTCGCCGCCGCCAACCCCCGGCTGACCTTCGCCTACGTCTCCGGGGAGGGCACGGACAGCACCGAGCAGAGCCGCTCCATGTGGGCCCGCGTCAAGGGGGAGACGGAGAACGACCTGCTCCAGCTGCCGTTCCAGGCCTACATGTTCCGCCCCGGTCTCGTGCAGCCCGTCCGCGGCATGCCCTCCAAGACCCTCCTCTACCGCGCCGCCTACCTGGTCACCGCGCCGCTCTTCCCGCTGCTCCGCCGCTTCGCGCCGAACCTCGTCACCACCACCGAGGCGCTGGGCCGCGCGATGATCAACGTGGCGAGGCCCGGAGCCGACGTCCGTACCCGCATCCTGCGGCCCCAGGACATCAACCGCCTGGCCCTGAGCCCTCCGGACCAGCGATAA
- a CDS encoding AAA family ATPase, which produces MSEDPARPVVHVMTGLPASGKTTAARALQAEASGRMRRVNLDDLRAMLDLPDPERSRSYRHEQTVLAVQDAAVRAAVDDGFDVVVDNTHLTSHIPKRLKAAVAGRATFVVHDFTDVPVEECLRRDAARERPVGEEIIRILNDKHMSAKRGGWRLTEEWLNDQPTVEPYVADPALPPAVMCDIDGTLALTGDRSPYDFSRCEIDALNEPVRYALDAFRRADGDTIVLLSGRGEEHRPQTEAWLQRHQVPYDELWMRPLGDTRRDDVVKAELFDAHVRHRYAVRVSLDDRDRVVAVWRRMGLPTWQVNYGDF; this is translated from the coding sequence GTGTCCGAAGACCCCGCCCGCCCCGTCGTCCACGTCATGACGGGGCTGCCGGCCTCGGGGAAGACGACGGCCGCGCGCGCCCTGCAGGCCGAGGCCTCGGGCCGGATGCGCCGCGTCAACCTGGACGACCTGCGGGCCATGCTCGACCTGCCCGACCCGGAGCGCAGCCGCTCGTACCGGCACGAGCAGACCGTCCTGGCCGTCCAGGACGCGGCGGTGCGCGCGGCCGTCGACGACGGCTTCGACGTGGTCGTCGACAACACGCACCTGACCTCGCACATCCCCAAGCGGCTCAAGGCGGCGGTGGCCGGACGGGCCACCTTCGTCGTGCACGACTTCACCGACGTGCCGGTGGAGGAGTGCCTGCGCCGGGACGCCGCGCGGGAGCGGCCGGTCGGCGAGGAGATCATCCGGATACTCAACGACAAGCACATGAGCGCGAAGAGGGGCGGCTGGCGGCTCACCGAGGAGTGGCTCAACGACCAGCCCACGGTCGAGCCGTACGTGGCCGACCCGGCGCTGCCCCCGGCGGTGATGTGCGACATCGACGGCACGCTCGCGCTGACCGGCGACCGCAGCCCGTACGACTTCTCGCGCTGCGAGATCGACGCGCTCAACGAGCCGGTGCGCTACGCGCTGGACGCCTTCCGGCGCGCCGACGGCGACACCATCGTGCTGCTGTCCGGGCGCGGTGAGGAGCACCGGCCGCAGACGGAGGCCTGGCTGCAGCGGCACCAGGTGCCGTACGACGAGCTGTGGATGCGCCCGCTCGGCGACACGCGCCGCGACGACGTGGTGAAGGCGGAGCTGTTCGACGCGCACGTGCGCCACCGGTACGCGGTACGGGTGTCGCTGGACGACCGGGACCGCGTGGTCGCGGTCTGGCGCCGGATGGGCCTGCCCACCTGGCAGGTCAACTACGGCGACTTCTAG
- a CDS encoding VOC family protein, with protein sequence MAYTFQVTIDSADPHALADWWADALGWEVEPIDEEFIRKMVAEGQATEDDTTTHRGALVWKAGAGIRHPDGIERAPRVLFQLVPEPKKVKNRVHLDVRTGSDNPQEVVQRLIAKGARHLHDGRQGPYTWTTIADPEGNELCVSH encoded by the coding sequence ATGGCATACACGTTCCAGGTGACCATCGATTCCGCCGACCCGCATGCGCTCGCCGACTGGTGGGCCGACGCCCTCGGCTGGGAAGTGGAGCCGATCGACGAAGAGTTCATCCGCAAGATGGTCGCCGAAGGCCAGGCCACCGAGGACGACACCACCACCCACCGCGGAGCCCTCGTCTGGAAGGCCGGCGCCGGCATCCGCCACCCCGACGGGATCGAGCGCGCACCCCGCGTCCTCTTCCAGCTCGTCCCCGAGCCGAAGAAGGTCAAGAACCGCGTCCACCTGGACGTCCGCACCGGCTCCGACAACCCGCAGGAGGTCGTGCAGCGCCTGATCGCCAAGGGCGCCCGGCACCTGCACGACGGTCGTCAGGGCCCCTACACCTGGACCACGATCGCCGATCCGGAAGGCAATGAGCTCTGCGTCTCGCACTAG